TCCTTGTTGTTGTAAGTATTTGGCTCGGAATTGGTATATTTTCCCCAGGATTCCCTGTTCAATCAGTTGGCGAGCGAATTGAACCGCGGGGAGAAAACGATAATTATAGCAGCACATCGTCTTGACTCCAGTTTCCCGAGCTTTCTGAGCCATTTGGAAAGCCTCTTCAAGCTTTAAAGCTAAGGGCTTTTCACATATAACATGTTTTCCGTTCTCCATAGCTACTATGGAAGGAAGATAATGACAGTCGTCTGGGGTACAGTTATCAAAAATGTCAATCTGGGGATCTTTAGCCAGTAGTTGCCAATCAAGACAATACTCCTTGTAACCAAACCGGCGTGCTGTTGTTTCAACTTTTTTTTGGTTACGACCACAGATTGCCAATAGGACTGGACGGGAAACTGGATTGGAAAAACTGTAAGGAATTTTTATATATGCATTAGAATGAACTTGCCCCATAAAACCATATCCCAACATGCCAATTTTCACTTCCGGAATTTCCAGTTTTGAGTAATCAACCTGATAAAATCCATTTTGATTCATAGCATTCACCCATCATGCTGTTATTTTTTGTAAATACCTGATGCTCTCAGCAACAGCTTGATCTTCATTACCATAATTTGGATCTAAATAGTCAATTTCCAAGGTCAAACTTCCTTGATAATGATTCTCCTTAAAAACCTGAACCAACGCAGGAAAGTCGATAATGCCTCTTCCTGCCGGCACGCTGGCAAAAAAATACCAGTCGGCTGGATTTCCACCATATAATGGAGCGACATCTTTAATGTGGGTAGCAAATATCTTATCGATCAATTTGCGGGCAGCTTCAATTGGATTTTCTCCTATGCGAAGGGCGTTTCCAGAATCGAAAGTTACCCCAAGGTTAGAGGAACCAACTCTCTCTATGATCTCAAGTAATTCATCCGAAGTAAAATCAAAGTGGTTTTCTATGCCTATTTTTACACCATTATCTTCAAACCTAGGCATGACATCACGAAGAATTTTGGATACTTTTTCGATTTGAGGACCATGAGGTTCATGACGGAAAGCTAAACTGGAAACGACGATTCTCATCACTTGAGCGTTTAATTCCTGACATGTTCTTAAGTGCTTTTTTAAGTCTTTCGCTGCTTCAGGTTTTTTCCCACCTTCAAAACCATCAGGATGACCCCAAGCTACTACTGGGTCCAAACCAAACTCAATTATTTGATCTTTCAATTTTTTCAAAAAATCTTGGTCATTTTCTGGGAAAAAACAAGTTTCAAGGGAAACGACATCTACTCCAAGCTCATTCGATCGCTTTAAAAAGTGGTCAAAGGTTATTCTTTTACCAGGATCCTGCTGAAAATCATAGATTTCTCCAAAATACCGATGATAACAATAACTATCGATCCCAATTTTCATTGCCCTCTCCTTAACTTTGGAATATAAATTTTTTCAGCTGTCTATTGGTTACTTTTCACAACTGATACCTAAGACAAAACCTCCGTTCAACTACCATCTTTTCCTTATCTATTTTTAATCATTCCCATTTTTTTTACAACCATTTTTCGCTGAATTTCTTGTCAAAAAGGAAGATGGCCGATACAATGAATAGATAGTTATGAAGATATGATATGGGGTGGTTCAAATAGCTATTGAATTGAAGAAAATTGATGTTCTAAAAGGTCGGGGGGTACAAGATTATGCTATTATTAACGATCCTCCCTTCCCTGCTAATTGGCAGGTTTCACCTCATCGTCACTCTCAAATGGAAATTGGTTTGGTGAAATCGGAAAGTTGCACAATCCAAGTTGGTTCTGAAAGGCGCTACTTCGAAAGGGGCGATGTTTTTTTCTTTCCAGCCAGATTAGCTCATGGTTTTGCAACCGGCTCCTCACAAGGAGTTGAGATAGTCGTCGTGCAATTCACTGAATTGGAAGAATCCTTAACAAAACAATTGATGAATTTACCACCAATTGGTTTTTTTAAGCTTACCGATCTTGAGATAAGCGTTTTTCTCGATCTCTGTTACCGTCTGCAGAGAGAAATCGTAGGTTCTCTTCCCTTTGCTGAAATGCAATGCCGAGCTTTATTGGAGCAAATTATCGTCCTTCTTTTAAGAACTTCATCTCGTGGTGATCTTCCTTATTTGATTCCACAGCAACAACATGCTATTGAAAAAGCTTTGCAAATCATTCACCTTCGCAACCAGGATAATTTACGGATCGGAGAAATTGCTACCGAAGTGGGTTTTTCCTCTCAGCACTTTCGTGAACTTTTTAAACGATATGTAGGCGTCAGCCCAAAGAAATACCTCACTACCTTGAAGATACAAAGAAGTAAATGTCTTCTCCTTCATAAAGAATACTCCGTTACCGATGTGGCATACCACTTAGGATTTAGCTCGCCTCAGCAATTTTCTAAGGCTTTTCGAAAAACCATTGGCTTAAGCCCTCTTCTGTGGCGAAGGGCTTATATGCTTCAAGATGAGAGCGCATTATCGGAAAAATATTAGTAATTTATGCAAAAAGTGAATCTCAGATTTTCCTTAAGATATAAATAAAAACTCGCTCTCCTGAGCGACTGGGGTGAAAGAGAGCGAGGTAAAAATAGCACACATTTTAAATCCTTTTCTTGGTCAAACCGTCAAAAACTTCCAAATTCTTCGGCTGCATCAGTCATGGCATTTAAATTCTCAACCGGAGTTCCGGGGGCAACATTATGTCCGTCCATAATTATATATCCTGGACAATACTTAAGAACCTCAAGGCTTTGCCGGACGTCTTCTCGAACATCAGCTGGTTTTCCGCCATGGAGTTTTACCGTATCTATTCCACCAATAAGGATAACTTTCCCACCCATTATTTCCTTGATAAGGTTCTTATTGGTAAGATAGCTAAATCCATAATAGATATCGATTCCCACCTCATTGGTCCACAAATCAATAAGGTGATCAGCTTGTCCACAATTATGAGCTATTACTTTCAAACCCTGATTATGAATACTTTCTGCCAATTTTTTTAAAGCAGGAAGAGCAAATTCTTTATATTGTTTTGGTGATAATTGAGCAGTACCATCGTCTCCTATGAAGGTAGCTCCTTCCAAATAAGAACTACAAAAAGCCACCTTTCCTCCACCAATTTCTCTGGCAGCATTGAGCCAATCGATTGCTTTCTCTGAAATAATCGACAATAAATCCTTCACCCAATCGGGCCGATCGTATAAATCCATAGCAAAATTATCAGCACTTCTTAGATCTCCGGCTATAACCGTTGGACCAATAATTCCTCCACCACCCATCATCACACAATCAACAG
This DNA window, taken from Candidatus Atribacteria bacterium ADurb.Bin276, encodes the following:
- the rhaS gene encoding HTH-type transcriptional activator RhaS, whose amino-acid sequence is MVQIAIELKKIDVLKGRGVQDYAIINDPPFPANWQVSPHRHSQMEIGLVKSESCTIQVGSERRYFERGDVFFFPARLAHGFATGSSQGVEIVVVQFTELEESLTKQLMNLPPIGFFKLTDLEISVFLDLCYRLQREIVGSLPFAEMQCRALLEQIIVLLLRTSSRGDLPYLIPQQQHAIEKALQIIHLRNQDNLRIGEIATEVGFSSQHFRELFKRYVGVSPKKYLTTLKIQRSKCLLLHKEYSVTDVAYHLGFSSPQQFSKAFRKTIGLSPLLWRRAYMLQDESALSEKY
- the iolE_2 gene encoding Inosose dehydratase, giving the protein MKIGIDSYCYHRYFGEIYDFQQDPGKRITFDHFLKRSNELGVDVVSLETCFFPENDQDFLKKLKDQIIEFGLDPVVAWGHPDGFEGGKKPEAAKDLKKHLRTCQELNAQVMRIVVSSLAFRHEPHGPQIEKVSKILRDVMPRFEDNGVKIGIENHFDFTSDELLEIIERVGSSNLGVTFDSGNALRIGENPIEAARKLIDKIFATHIKDVAPLYGGNPADWYFFASVPAGRGIIDFPALVQVFKENHYQGSLTLEIDYLDPNYGNEDQAVAESIRYLQKITA
- a CDS encoding methylcobalamin:coenzyme M methyltransferase — its product is MEAQLLGAKWILENIKSDYHQIVFYPDFMWVEDVEPFGAEIVYPEDDSPWVARPHFLQKNDNLDQLRSVDYINNGLHGKMISYYQEMKKQAQDYEIHFSDGKIIPAVDCVMMGGGGIIGPTVIAGDLRSADNFAMDLYDRPDWVKDLLSIISEKAIDWLNAAREIGGGKVAFCSSYLEGATFIGDDGTAQLSPKQYKEFALPALKKLAESIHNQGLKVIAHNCGQADHLIDLWTNEVGIDIYYGFSYLTNKNLIKEIMGGKVILIGGIDTVKLHGGKPADVREDVRQSLEVLKYCPGYIIMDGHNVAPGTPVENLNAMTDAAEEFGSF